Proteins encoded by one window of Maniola hyperantus chromosome 10, iAphHyp1.2, whole genome shotgun sequence:
- the GstD11 gene encoding glutathione S-transferase D7 isoform X1, whose product MDKTVVQKIHVAKNYGGLWLYLFVKIRLISKIICYISNLILNIMKLLPIIVTTILFINLKCNAAAAARPKGSRMPSQPIKLYYLPPSPPCRSVMMTARALGIDLELVLTNIMEGQHKTPEYLKMNPQHTIPTMDDSGFILWESRAIIAYLVNAYGRNDSLYPKNPRQRALVDQRLNFDLGTLYKRYMDLYAPMLFQGAEYNDEVAEKLNEALSWMNTMLEGRVFLAGDNLTIADISIVVIFTNLEAFEFDFSAHENVAKWFERTKKSLEPYGYEEIDQAGAKILVSFMKKE is encoded by the exons ATGGACAAAACGGTTGTGCAGAAAATACATGTTGCAAA gAACTACGGAGGTTTATGGTTGTATTTATTTGTGAAGATTAGGCTGATATCGAAAATTATTTGCTATATAAGTAATCTAATCTTGAATATTATGAAGCTGCTTCCAATTATTGTAACGACAATTCTCTTTATCAACCTTAAATG CAACGCAGCAGCAGCGGCCAGACCCAAAGGCAGTAGGATGCCGAGTCAACCCATAAAGCTGTACTATCTGCCACCCTCGCCACCATGCCGGTCGGTGATGATGACCGCCAGGGCCTTGGGCATCGACCTGGAGTTGGTCCTAACAAATATTATGGAGGGGCAACACAAAACACCGGAATATTTAAAG ATGAATCCTCAACATACAATACCAACCATGGATGACAGCGGTTTTATTTTATgggaaag TCGCGCTATCATTGCGTACTTGGTAAATGCTTACGGACGAAATGATTCCTTGTACCCGAAGAATCCACGGCAGCGGGCGTTGGTGGACCAGAGGCTCAACTTCGATCTCGGCACATTGTACAAACGCTATATGGATctctat GCTCCGATGTTATTCCAAGGCGCAGAATACAACGATGAGGTAGCTGAGAAATTAAACGAAGCTCTGAGCTGGATGAACACTATGCTGGAGGGAAGGGTGTTCCTCGCTGGGGATAACTTGACGATTGCTGATATCTCTATCGTCGTCATTTTTACTAATTTAGAG GCATTCGAATTCGACTTCAGTGCACACGAGAACGTGGCAAAATGGTTTGAAAGAACGAAAAAATCCTTAGAGCCGTACGGGTACGAGGAAATCGATCAGGCTGGCGCTAAGATACTGGTATCGTTCATGAAGAAGGAATAA
- the GstD11 gene encoding glutathione S-transferase D7 isoform X2: MKLLPIIVTTILFINLKCNAAAAARPKGSRMPSQPIKLYYLPPSPPCRSVMMTARALGIDLELVLTNIMEGQHKTPEYLKMNPQHTIPTMDDSGFILWESRAIIAYLVNAYGRNDSLYPKNPRQRALVDQRLNFDLGTLYKRYMDLYAPMLFQGAEYNDEVAEKLNEALSWMNTMLEGRVFLAGDNLTIADISIVVIFTNLEAFEFDFSAHENVAKWFERTKKSLEPYGYEEIDQAGAKILVSFMKKE, encoded by the exons ATGAAGCTGCTTCCAATTATTGTAACGACAATTCTCTTTATCAACCTTAAATG CAACGCAGCAGCAGCGGCCAGACCCAAAGGCAGTAGGATGCCGAGTCAACCCATAAAGCTGTACTATCTGCCACCCTCGCCACCATGCCGGTCGGTGATGATGACCGCCAGGGCCTTGGGCATCGACCTGGAGTTGGTCCTAACAAATATTATGGAGGGGCAACACAAAACACCGGAATATTTAAAG ATGAATCCTCAACATACAATACCAACCATGGATGACAGCGGTTTTATTTTATgggaaag TCGCGCTATCATTGCGTACTTGGTAAATGCTTACGGACGAAATGATTCCTTGTACCCGAAGAATCCACGGCAGCGGGCGTTGGTGGACCAGAGGCTCAACTTCGATCTCGGCACATTGTACAAACGCTATATGGATctctat GCTCCGATGTTATTCCAAGGCGCAGAATACAACGATGAGGTAGCTGAGAAATTAAACGAAGCTCTGAGCTGGATGAACACTATGCTGGAGGGAAGGGTGTTCCTCGCTGGGGATAACTTGACGATTGCTGATATCTCTATCGTCGTCATTTTTACTAATTTAGAG GCATTCGAATTCGACTTCAGTGCACACGAGAACGTGGCAAAATGGTTTGAAAGAACGAAAAAATCCTTAGAGCCGTACGGGTACGAGGAAATCGATCAGGCTGGCGCTAAGATACTGGTATCGTTCATGAAGAAGGAATAA
- the GstD11 gene encoding glutathione S-transferase D7 isoform X3, producing the protein MDKTVVQKIHVANNAAAAARPKGSRMPSQPIKLYYLPPSPPCRSVMMTARALGIDLELVLTNIMEGQHKTPEYLKMNPQHTIPTMDDSGFILWESRAIIAYLVNAYGRNDSLYPKNPRQRALVDQRLNFDLGTLYKRYMDLYAPMLFQGAEYNDEVAEKLNEALSWMNTMLEGRVFLAGDNLTIADISIVVIFTNLEAFEFDFSAHENVAKWFERTKKSLEPYGYEEIDQAGAKILVSFMKKE; encoded by the exons ATGGACAAAACGGTTGTGCAGAAAATACATGTTGCAAA CAACGCAGCAGCAGCGGCCAGACCCAAAGGCAGTAGGATGCCGAGTCAACCCATAAAGCTGTACTATCTGCCACCCTCGCCACCATGCCGGTCGGTGATGATGACCGCCAGGGCCTTGGGCATCGACCTGGAGTTGGTCCTAACAAATATTATGGAGGGGCAACACAAAACACCGGAATATTTAAAG ATGAATCCTCAACATACAATACCAACCATGGATGACAGCGGTTTTATTTTATgggaaag TCGCGCTATCATTGCGTACTTGGTAAATGCTTACGGACGAAATGATTCCTTGTACCCGAAGAATCCACGGCAGCGGGCGTTGGTGGACCAGAGGCTCAACTTCGATCTCGGCACATTGTACAAACGCTATATGGATctctat GCTCCGATGTTATTCCAAGGCGCAGAATACAACGATGAGGTAGCTGAGAAATTAAACGAAGCTCTGAGCTGGATGAACACTATGCTGGAGGGAAGGGTGTTCCTCGCTGGGGATAACTTGACGATTGCTGATATCTCTATCGTCGTCATTTTTACTAATTTAGAG GCATTCGAATTCGACTTCAGTGCACACGAGAACGTGGCAAAATGGTTTGAAAGAACGAAAAAATCCTTAGAGCCGTACGGGTACGAGGAAATCGATCAGGCTGGCGCTAAGATACTGGTATCGTTCATGAAGAAGGAATAA
- the GstD11 gene encoding glutathione S-transferase D7 isoform X4, whose protein sequence is MPSQPIKLYYLPPSPPCRSVMMTARALGIDLELVLTNIMEGQHKTPEYLKMNPQHTIPTMDDSGFILWESRAIIAYLVNAYGRNDSLYPKNPRQRALVDQRLNFDLGTLYKRYMDLYAPMLFQGAEYNDEVAEKLNEALSWMNTMLEGRVFLAGDNLTIADISIVVIFTNLEAFEFDFSAHENVAKWFERTKKSLEPYGYEEIDQAGAKILVSFMKKE, encoded by the exons ATGCCGAGTCAACCCATAAAGCTGTACTATCTGCCACCCTCGCCACCATGCCGGTCGGTGATGATGACCGCCAGGGCCTTGGGCATCGACCTGGAGTTGGTCCTAACAAATATTATGGAGGGGCAACACAAAACACCGGAATATTTAAAG ATGAATCCTCAACATACAATACCAACCATGGATGACAGCGGTTTTATTTTATgggaaag TCGCGCTATCATTGCGTACTTGGTAAATGCTTACGGACGAAATGATTCCTTGTACCCGAAGAATCCACGGCAGCGGGCGTTGGTGGACCAGAGGCTCAACTTCGATCTCGGCACATTGTACAAACGCTATATGGATctctat GCTCCGATGTTATTCCAAGGCGCAGAATACAACGATGAGGTAGCTGAGAAATTAAACGAAGCTCTGAGCTGGATGAACACTATGCTGGAGGGAAGGGTGTTCCTCGCTGGGGATAACTTGACGATTGCTGATATCTCTATCGTCGTCATTTTTACTAATTTAGAG GCATTCGAATTCGACTTCAGTGCACACGAGAACGTGGCAAAATGGTTTGAAAGAACGAAAAAATCCTTAGAGCCGTACGGGTACGAGGAAATCGATCAGGCTGGCGCTAAGATACTGGTATCGTTCATGAAGAAGGAATAA